From the genome of Myripristis murdjan chromosome 22, fMyrMur1.1, whole genome shotgun sequence, one region includes:
- the ppp2r5ca gene encoding serine/threonine-protein phosphatase 2A 56 kDa regulatory subunit gamma isoform isoform X1: protein MLTCNKAGDRMVVDAPNSNGPFQPVALMHFRDVAPAEQEKLFIQKLRQCCVLFDFLSDPLSDLKWKEVKRAALSEMVEYITHNRNVITEPIYPEVVHMFAVNMFRTLPPSSNPTGAEFDPEEDEPTLEAAWPHLQLVYEFFLRFLESPDFQPNIAKKYIDQKFVMQLLELFDSEDPRERDFLKTTLHRIYGKFLGLRAYIRKQINNIFYRFIYETEHHNGIAELLEILGSIINGFALPLKEEHKIFLLKVLLPLHKVKSLSVYHPQLAYCVVQFLEKDSTLTEPVVMALLKYWPKTHSPKEVMFLNELEEILDVIEPSEFVKVQEPLFRQLAKCVSSPHFQVAERALYYWNNEYIMSLISDNAAKILPIMFPALYRNSKTHWNKTIHGLIYNALKLFMEMNQKLFDDCTQQFRAEKNKEKAKSKEREEAWIKIENLAKSNPQFLMYVDSSDLNSPVAMETDVPLIEDVQRLKKTVEEGASQLQREQRKERPMVRRKSELPQDIYTAKALESHRRAEDMLTTHDGL from the exons ATGTGGCCCCGGCAGAGCAGGAGAAGCTCTTCATCCAGAAGCTACGGCAGTGCTGTGTTCTCTTCGACTTCCTGTCCGACCCGCTGAGTGACCTAAAATGGAAGGAAGTGAAGCGGGCGGCGCTGAGCGAGATGGTGGAGTACATCACCCACAACAGGAACGTCATCACAGAGCCCATCTACCCAGAAGTGGTGCACATG tTTGCGGTGAACATGTTCAGAACATTGCCTCCATCGTCCAACCCTACTGGAGCGGAGTTTGATCCGGAGGAGGATGAGCCCACACTTGAGGCGGCGTGGCCACACCTCCAG CTCGTCTATGAATTCTTCCTTAGGTTTTTAGAATCCCCTGACTTTCAGCCTAACATAGCAAAGAAATACATTGACCAGAAATTTGTAATGCAG CTCCTAGAACTATTTGACAGCGAGGatccaagagagagagacttcctCAAAACGACCCTCCACAGGATTTATGGAAAGTTCCTGGGGCTGAGGGCGTACATcagaaaacagataaataacaTTTTCTATAG GTTTATCTATGAGACAGAGCACCATAATGGCATAGCTGAACTACTGGAAATACTTGGAAG TATAATCAACGGATTTGCCTTACCACTCAAAGAGGAGCACAAGATTTTCCTATTGAAGGTTTTATTGCCTCTGCACAAAGTCAAATCACTCAGTGTCTACCATCCACAG ctgGCCTACTGTGTGGTTCAGTTTTTGGAGAAGGACAGCACTCTAACCGAGCCG GTGGTGATGGCTCTGCTGAAGTACTGGCCTAAGACACACAGTCCCAAGGAGGTGATGTTCCTCAACGAGCTGGAGGAGATCCTGGACGTCATTGAGCCGTCTGAGTTTGTCAAGGTGCAGGAGCCGCTCTTCAGACAGCTGGCCAAGTGTGTGTCCAGCCCCCACTTCCAG GTGGCGGAGAGGGCTCTGTACTACTGGAATAACGAGTACATCATGAGTCTTATCAGTGACAATGCAGCAAAGATCCTACCAATCATGTTCCCTGCCCTGTACCGCAACTCCAAGACCCACTGGAACAA gacCATTCATGGCCTCATCTACAATGCTCTGAAGCTCTTCATGGAGATGAATCAGAAGCTCTTCGATGATTGCACACAACAGTTCAGGGCTGAGAAAAATAA AGAGAAGGCCAAGTCAAAAGAGCGGGAAGAGGCTTGGATCAAGATTGAGAACCTTGCCAAATCAAATCCACAG TTCCTTATGTATGTTGATTCCTCTGACCTCAATAGTCCTGTAGCAATGGAGACGGATGTTCCGTTGATAGAAGATGTTCAGAGGTTAAAAAAGACAGTTGAGGAAGGAGCATCTCAG TTGCAGCGTGAGCAGCGGAAAGAGCGGCCTATGGTGCGACGCAAATCTGAGCTGCCTCAGGATATTTACACCGCAAAAGCCTTGGAGTCCCACCGTAGAGCCGAAGACATGTTGACCACCCATGATGGACTCTAG
- the ppp2r5ca gene encoding serine/threonine-protein phosphatase 2A 56 kDa regulatory subunit gamma isoform isoform X2, whose protein sequence is MLTCNKAGDRMVVDAPNSNGPFQPVALMHFRDVAPAEQEKLFIQKLRQCCVLFDFLSDPLSDLKWKEVKRAALSEMVEYITHNRNVITEPIYPEVVHMFAVNMFRTLPPSSNPTGAEFDPEEDEPTLEAAWPHLQLVYEFFLRFLESPDFQPNIAKKYIDQKFVMQLLELFDSEDPRERDFLKTTLHRIYGKFLGLRAYIRKQINNIFYRFIYETEHHNGIAELLEILGSIINGFALPLKEEHKIFLLKVLLPLHKVKSLSVYHPQLAYCVVQFLEKDSTLTEPVVMALLKYWPKTHSPKEVMFLNELEEILDVIEPSEFVKVQEPLFRQLAKCVSSPHFQVAERALYYWNNEYIMSLISDNAAKILPIMFPALYRNSKTHWNKTIHGLIYNALKLFMEMNQKLFDDCTQQFRAEKNKEKAKSKEREEAWIKIENLAKSNPQLQREQRKERPMVRRKSELPQDIYTAKALESHRRAEDMLTTHDGL, encoded by the exons ATGTGGCCCCGGCAGAGCAGGAGAAGCTCTTCATCCAGAAGCTACGGCAGTGCTGTGTTCTCTTCGACTTCCTGTCCGACCCGCTGAGTGACCTAAAATGGAAGGAAGTGAAGCGGGCGGCGCTGAGCGAGATGGTGGAGTACATCACCCACAACAGGAACGTCATCACAGAGCCCATCTACCCAGAAGTGGTGCACATG tTTGCGGTGAACATGTTCAGAACATTGCCTCCATCGTCCAACCCTACTGGAGCGGAGTTTGATCCGGAGGAGGATGAGCCCACACTTGAGGCGGCGTGGCCACACCTCCAG CTCGTCTATGAATTCTTCCTTAGGTTTTTAGAATCCCCTGACTTTCAGCCTAACATAGCAAAGAAATACATTGACCAGAAATTTGTAATGCAG CTCCTAGAACTATTTGACAGCGAGGatccaagagagagagacttcctCAAAACGACCCTCCACAGGATTTATGGAAAGTTCCTGGGGCTGAGGGCGTACATcagaaaacagataaataacaTTTTCTATAG GTTTATCTATGAGACAGAGCACCATAATGGCATAGCTGAACTACTGGAAATACTTGGAAG TATAATCAACGGATTTGCCTTACCACTCAAAGAGGAGCACAAGATTTTCCTATTGAAGGTTTTATTGCCTCTGCACAAAGTCAAATCACTCAGTGTCTACCATCCACAG ctgGCCTACTGTGTGGTTCAGTTTTTGGAGAAGGACAGCACTCTAACCGAGCCG GTGGTGATGGCTCTGCTGAAGTACTGGCCTAAGACACACAGTCCCAAGGAGGTGATGTTCCTCAACGAGCTGGAGGAGATCCTGGACGTCATTGAGCCGTCTGAGTTTGTCAAGGTGCAGGAGCCGCTCTTCAGACAGCTGGCCAAGTGTGTGTCCAGCCCCCACTTCCAG GTGGCGGAGAGGGCTCTGTACTACTGGAATAACGAGTACATCATGAGTCTTATCAGTGACAATGCAGCAAAGATCCTACCAATCATGTTCCCTGCCCTGTACCGCAACTCCAAGACCCACTGGAACAA gacCATTCATGGCCTCATCTACAATGCTCTGAAGCTCTTCATGGAGATGAATCAGAAGCTCTTCGATGATTGCACACAACAGTTCAGGGCTGAGAAAAATAA AGAGAAGGCCAAGTCAAAAGAGCGGGAAGAGGCTTGGATCAAGATTGAGAACCTTGCCAAATCAAATCCACAG TTGCAGCGTGAGCAGCGGAAAGAGCGGCCTATGGTGCGACGCAAATCTGAGCTGCCTCAGGATATTTACACCGCAAAAGCCTTGGAGTCCCACCGTAGAGCCGAAGACATGTTGACCACCCATGATGGACTCTAG
- the ppp2r5ca gene encoding serine/threonine-protein phosphatase 2A 56 kDa regulatory subunit gamma isoform isoform X3, with product MLTCNKAGDRMVVDAPNSNGPFQPVALMHFRDVAPAEQEKLFIQKLRQCCVLFDFLSDPLSDLKWKEVKRAALSEMVEYITHNRNVITEPIYPEVVHMFAVNMFRTLPPSSNPTGAEFDPEEDEPTLEAAWPHLQLVYEFFLRFLESPDFQPNIAKKYIDQKFVMQLLELFDSEDPRERDFLKTTLHRIYGKFLGLRAYIRKQINNIFYRFIYETEHHNGIAELLEILGSIINGFALPLKEEHKIFLLKVLLPLHKVKSLSVYHPQLAYCVVQFLEKDSTLTEPVVMALLKYWPKTHSPKEVMFLNELEEILDVIEPSEFVKVQEPLFRQLAKCVSSPHFQVAERALYYWNNEYIMSLISDNAAKILPIMFPALYRNSKTHWNKTIHGLIYNALKLFMEMNQKLFDDCTQQFRAEKNKEKAKSKEREEAWIKIENLAKSNPQSCSNGDGCSVDRRCSEVKKDS from the exons ATGTGGCCCCGGCAGAGCAGGAGAAGCTCTTCATCCAGAAGCTACGGCAGTGCTGTGTTCTCTTCGACTTCCTGTCCGACCCGCTGAGTGACCTAAAATGGAAGGAAGTGAAGCGGGCGGCGCTGAGCGAGATGGTGGAGTACATCACCCACAACAGGAACGTCATCACAGAGCCCATCTACCCAGAAGTGGTGCACATG tTTGCGGTGAACATGTTCAGAACATTGCCTCCATCGTCCAACCCTACTGGAGCGGAGTTTGATCCGGAGGAGGATGAGCCCACACTTGAGGCGGCGTGGCCACACCTCCAG CTCGTCTATGAATTCTTCCTTAGGTTTTTAGAATCCCCTGACTTTCAGCCTAACATAGCAAAGAAATACATTGACCAGAAATTTGTAATGCAG CTCCTAGAACTATTTGACAGCGAGGatccaagagagagagacttcctCAAAACGACCCTCCACAGGATTTATGGAAAGTTCCTGGGGCTGAGGGCGTACATcagaaaacagataaataacaTTTTCTATAG GTTTATCTATGAGACAGAGCACCATAATGGCATAGCTGAACTACTGGAAATACTTGGAAG TATAATCAACGGATTTGCCTTACCACTCAAAGAGGAGCACAAGATTTTCCTATTGAAGGTTTTATTGCCTCTGCACAAAGTCAAATCACTCAGTGTCTACCATCCACAG ctgGCCTACTGTGTGGTTCAGTTTTTGGAGAAGGACAGCACTCTAACCGAGCCG GTGGTGATGGCTCTGCTGAAGTACTGGCCTAAGACACACAGTCCCAAGGAGGTGATGTTCCTCAACGAGCTGGAGGAGATCCTGGACGTCATTGAGCCGTCTGAGTTTGTCAAGGTGCAGGAGCCGCTCTTCAGACAGCTGGCCAAGTGTGTGTCCAGCCCCCACTTCCAG GTGGCGGAGAGGGCTCTGTACTACTGGAATAACGAGTACATCATGAGTCTTATCAGTGACAATGCAGCAAAGATCCTACCAATCATGTTCCCTGCCCTGTACCGCAACTCCAAGACCCACTGGAACAA gacCATTCATGGCCTCATCTACAATGCTCTGAAGCTCTTCATGGAGATGAATCAGAAGCTCTTCGATGATTGCACACAACAGTTCAGGGCTGAGAAAAATAA AGAGAAGGCCAAGTCAAAAGAGCGGGAAGAGGCTTGGATCAAGATTGAGAACCTTGCCAAATCAAATCCACAG TCCTGTAGCAATGGAGACGGATGTTCCGTTGATAGAAGATGTTCAGAGGTTAAAAAAGACAGTTGA